A region of Esox lucius isolate fEsoLuc1 chromosome 3, fEsoLuc1.pri, whole genome shotgun sequence DNA encodes the following proteins:
- the LOC105017806 gene encoding frizzled-8, with protein MACNLLDLGWCLLFALVLHRSSCAAAKEHQCQEISVPLCKGIGYNYTYMPNQFNHDTQDEAGLEVHQFWPLVEIKCSPDLKFFLCSMYTPICLEDYKKPLPPCRSVCERAKAGCAPLMRQYGFPWPDRMRCDLLPLRGNHETLCMDDNRSETTTVSPVVAKPTNRPVKPVNPRKSKNGHGRSNVPSKHKPPSSSCEPRCQCRAPMVPVNSDSHPLYNRVKTGQTLNCAMPCHNPFFTQDERTFTAFWIGLWSVLCFISTFATVATFLIDMERFKYPERPIIFLSACYMFVSVGYIVRLIAGHEQVACNREHDIEHIHYETTGPALCTIVFLLIYFFGMASSIWWVILSLTWFLAAGMKWGNEAIASYSQYFHLAAWLIPSMKSIAVLALSSVDGDPVAGICYVGNQNLDSLRGFVLAPLVIYLFIGTMFLLAGFVSLFRIRSVIKQGGTKTDKLERLMIRIGIFTVLYTVPATIIVACYFYEQHNRQTWEITHNCSCLLDYEMQKPDYAVFMLKYFMCLLVGITSGAWVWSGKTLESWRTFCTRCCWGNKATTGSMYSDVSTGLTWRSGTASSVSCPKQMPLSRV; from the coding sequence ATGGCGTGTAACTTGCTGGATCTGGGTTGGTGCCTGCTTTTTGCACTGGTTTTACACAGGTCGAGCTGCGCTGCGGCGAAGGAGCATCAATGCCAGGAGATATCTGTGCCCTTATGCAAAGGTATTGGGTACAACTACACCTACATGCCCAACCAGTTCAACCACGACACACAGGACGAGGCAGGACTGGAGGTGCACCAGTTTTGGCCCCTAGTGGAAATCAAGTGTTCTCCGGACCTTAAGTTTTTTCTTTGCAGCATGTACACTCCTATTTGCTTGGAGGACTACAAGAAGCCCCTGCCGCCCTGTCGGAGTGTATGCGAGAGAGCCAAGGCGGGCTGCGCGCCTCTCATGAGGCAGTACGGATTCCCATGGCCAGACCGAATGAGATGCGATTTATTACCTCTGCGAGGTAACCACGAAACACTATGCATGGACGACAACAGGAGCGAGACTACGACTGTTTCTCCCGTCGTCGCAAAGCCCACAAATCGCCCTGTGAAACCAGTAAACCCGCGAAAGAGCAAGAACGGACATGGCCGTTCGAATGTCCCCAGTAAACACAAACCTCCTAGTTCTTCTTGCGAACCTCGGTGTCAGTGTCGCGCTCCCATGGTTCCAGTCAACAGCGACAGCCATCCTCTTTATAACCGAGTCAAAACAGGACAGACACTCAACTGCGCAATGCCTTGCCACAACCCGTTCTTCACCCAGGACGAAAGGACATTTACTGCATTCTGGATAGGGCTGTGGTCGGTGCTATGTTTTATCTCCACTTTTGCAACGGTGGCGACTTTTTTAATCGACATGGAACGGTTCAAATACCCGGAGAGACCCATTATATTCCTATCGGCTTGTTACATGTTTGTTTCGGTCGGCTACATCGTTAGACTAATTGCTGGACACGAACAAGTGGCTTGCAACCGGGAACATGACATTGAGCACATCCACTATGAGACCACTGGTCCTGCGCTTTGTAcaattgtttttcttctcatctaCTTCTTCGGTATGGCCAGTTCTATTTGGTgggtcattctgtctctcacctgGTTCCTGGCCGCGGGGATGAAATGGGGGAATGAGGCCATAGCGAGCTACTCGCAGTATTTTCATTTAGCTGCCTGGCTGATACCTAGCATGAAGTCAATTGCTGTGTTGGCGTTGAGCTCTGTGGACGGGGACCCTGTGGCTGGAATATGCTATGTTGGTAATCAGAACTTGGATAGCCTCCGGGGCTTCGTTTTGGCGCCCTTGGTTATCTATCTGTTCATTGGGACTATGTTTCTCCTGGCTGGGTTTGTGTCACTGTTCAGGATCCGAAGTGTTATAAAACAAGGAGGGACAAAAACGGACAAGTTGGAGAGACTAATGATCCGGATAGGGATTTTCACAGTGCTGTACACTGTCCCAGCCACTATTATAGTAGCATGCTACTTCTACGAGCAGCACAACAGACAGACTTGGGAAATAACCCACAATTGTTCATGCTTGTTGGATTATGAAATGCAGAAGCCGGACTATGCTGTGTTCATGCTCAAATATTTCATGTGCCTTTTGGTTGGCATCACGTCCGGCGCGTGGGTCTGGTCGGGAAAAACTCTTGAATCCTGGAGGACTTTCTGCACCCGCTGCTGCTGGGGCAATAAGGCCACGACCGGATCAATGTACAGTGATGTTAGCACGGGACTGACGTGGAGGTCTGGCACTGCAAGCTCGGTCTCTTGTCCCAAGCAGATGCCTTTGTCACGGGTTTGA